One Megalopta genalis isolate 19385.01 chromosome 5, iyMegGena1_principal, whole genome shotgun sequence DNA window includes the following coding sequences:
- the LOC117226804 gene encoding GIGYF family protein Gyf isoform X4, with protein MTDSMKFGPEWLRNLSADSCNNGGGGGGTTSLTTPRYQLAEHRYGREEMLILFDRNCKPPESLTNFSTLYIEKTQLPLALIQMTEDETRMWNGGITNVGGQGRGGSVDRGGRGKSGRGSLYSSHYSRGVGFDDSGDGRRIDSMPFPGRNRPFDRSQSERGWSERNGASDPGEWNGSTSPRKELSRGPCGSSVVEGNWRRHRGAGTEDDDGWRKWGRSSWREGGSMDRDRLDRNEGDGEEGVAKSGRFEHRVNHRHSHDLSHHPPARIGRTWESNHHDINHDNLPEWATENPSESGGSFDASGAFHGGIYSDDDEDGVISAGGTQESRTRRVSEGSAGSTTKPSGKHLPYSSTQGQPLNRGPPSSTISTHTINKERQKSLHPLDTKDKVIEKERRSNSPPSMKPPITPTDNAVAKTSASVSVPTSASASASVSVSALSSESVQKRNSTAATVVSKSTGETEIGKSTSVDCSGNVISPSKTHSREEILQTEVKLDHPISVAKRQQMPLQIESQKSIVVQGTGTEETRQKGDDDLDRMKEEADALVAKLMADEESHREKTTASVPPSIGNQPSTVPSTNGQEKWFYRDPQGEVQGPFLASEMAEWCKSGYFTAGLMVRRTCDERYTTLGELIKICGRVPFTPGPPIPPLKLTDQGIPAVSNKVPAGLPTLPKTGIEDPLLLLQYQHMRLLQNQQLLLRQMRTSAIAKLSQSEHWATLSPVEQNQLIYQYVIQDSEISEVPAISTPPFVPHLPSQSSNPVMQLFSQMQQAKLQPDATHLTSNPHSTTAAHPPTVDPIQQLIQQMGGIQNIPGMQQTNINSTPPPAAQQDNPIKSLLRQLNVNANGHPQTSHMDTVWPQPPPQITPQFNAQNWLAQVGPIPAVPPGQMPTSLWDLHTKEIKTEQQILEEQNLRLQEDRKKEELRKQEELQRQAEEEVEKKKKEEQVRQVEEAKRKDEERKRKEEEKKRKDEEKRKQEEERKKKEEKKRKEEEKKREEKKRKEEEKKREEKRKQEEQNLKKKQEEEKRKKEEMKKQEEKQKKEDEKRKKLEEEQRKQEEERMRKEADARKQAEAEEQARRAEQRRREAEALRKLQERSKAPWAQAPRAPPPPTPINSFAEIQRLEREKKAEEQRLQQMMQQQLAQQKAMEAAQETSVADSSKRLQFKWAEKATSSTKPLQVKSLAQIQQEEQERIAKVKQQERERQEKAGQKESTNLLQNAGIWGTASQCLNWANSSASSSSQAWSNNTGGTSGFWEDPTPTKATTTAVKQPPKQSATIKSPCNNQTLQTNKVNKSKNKREEELVKKLFEQNTAKVDDFTQWCNKALSGLQVSVDIPTFVGFLRDIESAYEVKEYVRDYLGDNKQSSEFAKQFLDKRSKWRSAQRPQAQADDLCKPAPAVNPNAPTEFQEGKSKKPKKGKMYKVDSRILGFSVTAAPDRINVGDRDYGEGV; from the exons ATGACGGATTCTATGAAATTTGGTCCAGAATG GTTGCGCAATCTGTCTGCAGACAGTTGTAATAATGGTGGAGGTGGTGGAGGTACTACAAGTTTGACTACTCCACGTTACCAATTAGCGGAACATAGATACGGAAGAGAAGAGATGCTAATTTTATTCGATCGTAATTGTAAGCCACCAGAATCATTGACAAATTTCTCAACATTATATATCGAGAAAACTCAACTTCCTTTGGCTCTTATACAAATGACAGAAGATGAAAcg CGAATGTGGAACGGAGGAATAACCAATGTCGGTGGTCAAGGAAGGGGTGGAAGCGTGGATCGGGGAGGGCGTGGAAAGAGTGGTAGGGGAAGCTTGTATTCGTCCCATTACTCTCGAGGAGTTGGTTTCGATGATTCAGGAGATGGTAGAAGAATTGATAGCATGCCATTTCCA GGAAGAAACCGCCCGTTTGATAGATCTCAAAGCGAACGTGGGTGGTCGGAAAGAAATGGGGCCTCAGATCCGGGCGAATGGAACGGTTCTACTAGTCCTAGAAAGGAATTGAGTCGTGGGCCTTGTGGTAGTTCCGTTGTAGAAGGTAATTGGCGGCGTCATCGTGGCGCTGGTACAGAAGACGACGACGGCTGGCGTAAATGGG GTAGAAGCAGTTGGCGCGAAGGAGGAAGCATGGATAGGGATAGATTAGATCGAAACGAAGGAGACGGAGAGGAAGGTGTAGCCAAAAGTGGGAGATTCGAGCACCGTGTGAATCACAGACACTCGCACGACCTAAGTCATCATCCACCAGCCCGTATAGGTCGTACCTGGGAATCGAATCATCATGATATTAATCATGATAACCTTCCTGAATG GGCCACTGAAAATCCCAGTGAAAGTGGAGGCAGTTTTGATGCTTCCGGAGCGTTCCACGGTGGGATATATTCGGACGATGACGAGGACGGAGTGATCAGTGCGGGTGGTACTCAAGAATCAAGGACTCGACGTGTATCCGAGGGGAGTGCTGGTAGTACAACGAAACCTAGTGGAAAGCATTTACCTTACAGCTCAACCCAGGGGCAGCCCCTGAACCGCGGTCCACCGAGCAGTACAATTAGTACCCATACAATCAATAAAGAAAGACAGAAGTCTTTGCATCCGCTTGACACCAAAGATAAGGTCATCGAGAAGGAGAGGAGAAGTAATTCTCCGCCGTCGATGAAACCACCAATTACACCGACGGACAACGCAGTCGCGAAGACATCGGCGTCGGTGTCGGTGCCAACGTCTGCTTCGGCATCAGCGTCGGTGTCGGTATCGGCGTTGTCGTCCGAAAGCGTTCAGAAAAGAAACAGCACGGCCGCCACAGTCGTGTCTAAGTCCACGGGAGAGACCGAGATCGGGAAGTCGACGTCTGTCGATTGTTCGGGGAACGTTATATCTCCAAGTAAAACGCATAGTAGGGAGGAGATTCTTCAGACAGAAGTAAAGCTGGATCATCCGATTTCAGTTGCAAAAAGACAACAGATGCCGTTGCAAATAGAGTCTCAGAAGAGCATCGTCGTGCAAGGCACAGGAACGGAGGAGACCCGGCAAAAAGGTGACGATGACTTGGACAGAATGAAGGAAGAGGCGGATGCGTTAGTAGCAAAATTAATGGCGGACGAAGAGAGTCATAGAGAGAAAACTACTGCCAGTGTACCGCCGTCTATTGGTAACCAACCTTCTACAGTTCCATCAACGAATGGACAGGAGAAATGGTTTTACCGTGATCCACAGGGTGAAGTTCAGGGTCCGTTCTTAGCAAGCGAAATGGCGGAATGGTGTAAATCCGGTTACTTCACCGCTGGATTGATGGTACGGAGAACCTGTGATGAGCGGTACACGACTTTAGGGGAGTTAATAAAGATATGTGGTAGAGTTCCATTTACCCCAGGACCTCCTATTCCTCCCTTGAAG TTAACGGATCAGGGAATACCTGCAGTTTCGAACAAGGTACCTGCCGGTTTACCTACATTACCAAAGACTGGTATAGAAGACCCGCTTCTTCTACTTCAATACCAGCACATGCGGCTACTGCAAAATCAGCAGCTGCTGCTCAGGCAGATGCGAACCTCCGCCATAGCGAAACTTTCTCAGTCCGAGCATTGGGCCACCTTGAGTCCCGTCGAACAGAATCAATTGATTTATCAGTATGTTATTCAAGACTCGGAGATATCAGAAGTACCGGCGATCTCCACCCCTCCGTTCGTACCTCATTTGCCGTCTCAGTCTTCGAATCCGGTCATGCAACTTTTCTCACAGATGCAGCAG GCGAAACTTCAACCAGACGCTACACACCTAACGTCGAATCCCCATTCTACCACAGCAGCTCATCCTCCCACTGTAGATCCTATACAACAGCTCATACAACAGATGGGTGGAATTCAAAATATACCGGGGATGCAGCAAACGAATATAAATTCAACGCCACCACCCGCGGCGCAACAAGACAATCCTATAAAATCGTTGTTACGTCAGTTGAATGTTAATGCGAACGGTCATCCGCAGACATCGCACATGGATACCGTTTGGCCGCAGCCTCCGCCACAAATCACTCCACAATTTAATGCACAGAATTGGTTAGCACAG GTCGGACCGATACCCGCAGTACCGCCTGGACAGATGCCTACTTCTTTGTGGGatctgcatacgaaagaaataaaGACTGAGCAGCAAATATTG GAAGAACAGAACCTTAGGCTACAGGAagatagaaagaaagaagagCTTAGAAAGCAAGAGGAATTACAGCGACAAGCCGAGGAAGAAGtcgagaaaaagaagaaggaggaaCAGGTCAGGCAAGTGGAGGAAGCGAAACGGAAAGATGAGGAGAGAAAGCGAAAGGAAgaggaaaaaaagagaaaagacgaAGAGAAGCGCAAGCAAGAGGAAGAGCGTAAGAAAAAGGAAGAGAAGAAACGGAAGGAAGAAGAGAAAAAGCGAGAAGAGAAGAAACGcaaggaggaggagaagaagcGAGAAGAGAAGAGGAAGCAAGAGGAACAGAACTTGAAGAAAAAGCAAgaagaggaaaagagaaagaaagaggaaaTGAAGAAGCAAGAAGAGAAGCAGAAAAAGGAAGATGAGAAGAGAAAGAAGTTGGAAGAAGAACAACGAAAGCAGGAAGAAGAGAGAATGCG GAAAGAAGCAGATGCGCGCAAACAGGCGGAGGCAGAAGAGCAGGCCCGACGAGCGGAGCAAAGACGACGGGAAGCGGAAGCACTTCGAAAGCTACAAGAAAGAAGTAAAGCACCCTGGGCTCAGGCACCTCGTGCTCCACCTCCTCCCACACCTATCAACTCGTTTGCCGAAATCCAAAGACTCGAGCGGGAGAAGAAAGCT GAGGAGCAACGGTTACAACAAATGATGCAGCAGCAGCTAGCACAGCAGAAGGCCATGGAAGCGGCTCAGGAGACATCGGTTGCCGATTCATCGAAACGATTGCAGTTCAAATGGGCGGAGAAGGCTACATCGTCGACGAAACCGTTGCAGGTCAAGAGCCTCGCACAGATCCAACAAGAAGAGCAGGAGCGCATCGCCAAGGTAAAG CAGCAAGAAAGGGAGCGTCAAGAGAAGGCTGGGCAAAAAGAGTCGACGAACTTGCTGCAAAATGCTGGGATATGGGGTACTGCTTCGCAGTGTTTGAACTGGGCGAATTCTAGCGCATCCAGCAGCAGTCAAGCATGGTCGAACAATACTGGtggtaccagcggtttctgggAAGATCCGACACCAACCAAAGCCACCACCACGGCCGTCAAGCAACCGCCGAAGCAATCTGCTACAATCAAATCGCCTTGTAATAACCAGACGCTGCAAACTAACAAGGTGAATAAGAGTAAAAATAAGAGGGAAGAGGAATTAGTGAAGAAACTGTTTGAACAGAACACTGCCAAGGTAGATGATTTCACACAGTGGTGCAACAAGGCACTGAGCGGTTTACAGGTGTCCGTGGACA TACCCACGTTCGTCGGATTTCTGCGAGACATCGAGTCCGCGTATGAGGTTAAGGAATATGTTCGGGACTACCTAGGTGATAATAAACAGAGCTCGGAGTTCGCCAAGCAATTCCTAGATAAGCGCAGTAAATGGCGGTCGGCTCAGCGACCGCAAGCACAGGCGGACGATCTCTGCAAACCTGCACCTGCCGTTAATCCAAATGCGCCCACAGAATTTCAAGAG GGAAAATCGAAAAAACCGAAGAAgggaaaaatgtacaaagttgatAGTAGGATTCTTGGGTTCAGCGTGACCGCAGCGCCTGATCGTATTAACGTCGGTGATCGTGATTACGGTGAAGGTGTGTGA
- the LOC117226804 gene encoding GIGYF family protein Gyf isoform X1, with translation MTDSMKFGPEWLRNLSADSCNNGGGGGGTTSLTTPRYQLAEHRYGREEMLILFDRNCKPPESLTNFSTLYIEKTQLPLALIQMTEDETRMWNGGITNVGGQGRGGSVDRGGRGKSGRGSLYSSHYSRGVGFDDSGDGRRIDSMPFPGRNRPFDRSQSERGWSERNGASDPGEWNGSTSPRKELSRGPCGSSVVEGNWRRHRGAGTEDDDGWRKWGRSSWREGGSMDRDRLDRNEGDGEEGVAKSGRFEHRVNHRHSHDLSHHPPARIGRTWESNHHDINHDNLPEWATENPSESGGSFDASGAFHGGIYSDDDEDGVISAGGTQESRTRRVSEGSAGSTTKPSGKHLPYSSTQGQPLNRGPPSSTISTHTINKERQKSLHPLDTKDKVIEKERRSNSPPSMKPPITPTDNAVAKTSASVSVPTSASASASVSVSALSSESVQKRNSTAATVVSKSTGETEIGKSTSVDCSGNVISPSKTHSREEILQTEVKLDHPISVAKRQQMPLQIESQKSIVVQGTGTEETRQKGDDDLDRMKEEADALVAKLMADEESHREKTTASVPPSIGNQPSTVPSTNGQEKWFYRDPQGEVQGPFLASEMAEWCKSGYFTAGLMVRRTCDERYTTLGELIKICGRVPFTPGPPIPPLKLTDQGIPAVSNKVPAGLPTLPKTGIEDPLLLLQYQHMRLLQNQQLLLRQMRTSAIAKLSQSEHWATLSPVEQNQLIYQYVIQDSEISEVPAISTPPFVPHLPSQSSNPVMQLFSQMQQAKLQPDATHLTSNPHSTTAAHPPTVDPIQQLIQQMGGIQNIPGMQQTNINSTPPPAAQQDNPIKSLLRQLNVNANGHPQTSHMDTVWPQPPPQITPQFNAQNWLAQVGPIPAVPPGQMPTSLWDLHTKEIKTEQQILEEQNLRLQEDRKKEELRKQEELQRQAEEEVEKKKKEEQVRQVEEAKRKDEERKRKEEEKKRKDEEKRKQEEERKKKEEKKRKEEEKKREEKKRKEEEKKREEKRKQEEQNLKKKQEEEKRKKEEMKKQEEKQKKEDEKRKKLEEEQRKQEEERMRKEADARKQAEAEEQARRAEQRRREAEALRKLQERSKAPWAQAPRAPPPPTPINSFAEIQRLEREKKAEEQRLQQMMQQQLAQQKAMEAAQETSVADSSKRLQFKWAEKATSSTKPLQVKSLAQIQQEEQERIAKVKQQERERQEKAGQKESTNLLQNAGIWGTASQCLNWANSSASSSSQAWSNNTGGTSGFWEDPTPTKATTTAVKQPPKQSATIKSPCNNQTLQTNKVNKSKNKREEELVKKLFEQNTAKVDDFTQWCNKALSGLQVSVDIPTFVGFLRDIESAYEVKEYVRDYLGDNKQSSEFAKQFLDKRSKWRSAQRPQAQADDLCKPAPAVNPNAPTEFQEVKGKSKKPKKGKMYKVDSRILGFSVTAAPDRINVGDRDYGEGV, from the exons ATGACGGATTCTATGAAATTTGGTCCAGAATG GTTGCGCAATCTGTCTGCAGACAGTTGTAATAATGGTGGAGGTGGTGGAGGTACTACAAGTTTGACTACTCCACGTTACCAATTAGCGGAACATAGATACGGAAGAGAAGAGATGCTAATTTTATTCGATCGTAATTGTAAGCCACCAGAATCATTGACAAATTTCTCAACATTATATATCGAGAAAACTCAACTTCCTTTGGCTCTTATACAAATGACAGAAGATGAAAcg CGAATGTGGAACGGAGGAATAACCAATGTCGGTGGTCAAGGAAGGGGTGGAAGCGTGGATCGGGGAGGGCGTGGAAAGAGTGGTAGGGGAAGCTTGTATTCGTCCCATTACTCTCGAGGAGTTGGTTTCGATGATTCAGGAGATGGTAGAAGAATTGATAGCATGCCATTTCCA GGAAGAAACCGCCCGTTTGATAGATCTCAAAGCGAACGTGGGTGGTCGGAAAGAAATGGGGCCTCAGATCCGGGCGAATGGAACGGTTCTACTAGTCCTAGAAAGGAATTGAGTCGTGGGCCTTGTGGTAGTTCCGTTGTAGAAGGTAATTGGCGGCGTCATCGTGGCGCTGGTACAGAAGACGACGACGGCTGGCGTAAATGGG GTAGAAGCAGTTGGCGCGAAGGAGGAAGCATGGATAGGGATAGATTAGATCGAAACGAAGGAGACGGAGAGGAAGGTGTAGCCAAAAGTGGGAGATTCGAGCACCGTGTGAATCACAGACACTCGCACGACCTAAGTCATCATCCACCAGCCCGTATAGGTCGTACCTGGGAATCGAATCATCATGATATTAATCATGATAACCTTCCTGAATG GGCCACTGAAAATCCCAGTGAAAGTGGAGGCAGTTTTGATGCTTCCGGAGCGTTCCACGGTGGGATATATTCGGACGATGACGAGGACGGAGTGATCAGTGCGGGTGGTACTCAAGAATCAAGGACTCGACGTGTATCCGAGGGGAGTGCTGGTAGTACAACGAAACCTAGTGGAAAGCATTTACCTTACAGCTCAACCCAGGGGCAGCCCCTGAACCGCGGTCCACCGAGCAGTACAATTAGTACCCATACAATCAATAAAGAAAGACAGAAGTCTTTGCATCCGCTTGACACCAAAGATAAGGTCATCGAGAAGGAGAGGAGAAGTAATTCTCCGCCGTCGATGAAACCACCAATTACACCGACGGACAACGCAGTCGCGAAGACATCGGCGTCGGTGTCGGTGCCAACGTCTGCTTCGGCATCAGCGTCGGTGTCGGTATCGGCGTTGTCGTCCGAAAGCGTTCAGAAAAGAAACAGCACGGCCGCCACAGTCGTGTCTAAGTCCACGGGAGAGACCGAGATCGGGAAGTCGACGTCTGTCGATTGTTCGGGGAACGTTATATCTCCAAGTAAAACGCATAGTAGGGAGGAGATTCTTCAGACAGAAGTAAAGCTGGATCATCCGATTTCAGTTGCAAAAAGACAACAGATGCCGTTGCAAATAGAGTCTCAGAAGAGCATCGTCGTGCAAGGCACAGGAACGGAGGAGACCCGGCAAAAAGGTGACGATGACTTGGACAGAATGAAGGAAGAGGCGGATGCGTTAGTAGCAAAATTAATGGCGGACGAAGAGAGTCATAGAGAGAAAACTACTGCCAGTGTACCGCCGTCTATTGGTAACCAACCTTCTACAGTTCCATCAACGAATGGACAGGAGAAATGGTTTTACCGTGATCCACAGGGTGAAGTTCAGGGTCCGTTCTTAGCAAGCGAAATGGCGGAATGGTGTAAATCCGGTTACTTCACCGCTGGATTGATGGTACGGAGAACCTGTGATGAGCGGTACACGACTTTAGGGGAGTTAATAAAGATATGTGGTAGAGTTCCATTTACCCCAGGACCTCCTATTCCTCCCTTGAAG TTAACGGATCAGGGAATACCTGCAGTTTCGAACAAGGTACCTGCCGGTTTACCTACATTACCAAAGACTGGTATAGAAGACCCGCTTCTTCTACTTCAATACCAGCACATGCGGCTACTGCAAAATCAGCAGCTGCTGCTCAGGCAGATGCGAACCTCCGCCATAGCGAAACTTTCTCAGTCCGAGCATTGGGCCACCTTGAGTCCCGTCGAACAGAATCAATTGATTTATCAGTATGTTATTCAAGACTCGGAGATATCAGAAGTACCGGCGATCTCCACCCCTCCGTTCGTACCTCATTTGCCGTCTCAGTCTTCGAATCCGGTCATGCAACTTTTCTCACAGATGCAGCAG GCGAAACTTCAACCAGACGCTACACACCTAACGTCGAATCCCCATTCTACCACAGCAGCTCATCCTCCCACTGTAGATCCTATACAACAGCTCATACAACAGATGGGTGGAATTCAAAATATACCGGGGATGCAGCAAACGAATATAAATTCAACGCCACCACCCGCGGCGCAACAAGACAATCCTATAAAATCGTTGTTACGTCAGTTGAATGTTAATGCGAACGGTCATCCGCAGACATCGCACATGGATACCGTTTGGCCGCAGCCTCCGCCACAAATCACTCCACAATTTAATGCACAGAATTGGTTAGCACAG GTCGGACCGATACCCGCAGTACCGCCTGGACAGATGCCTACTTCTTTGTGGGatctgcatacgaaagaaataaaGACTGAGCAGCAAATATTG GAAGAACAGAACCTTAGGCTACAGGAagatagaaagaaagaagagCTTAGAAAGCAAGAGGAATTACAGCGACAAGCCGAGGAAGAAGtcgagaaaaagaagaaggaggaaCAGGTCAGGCAAGTGGAGGAAGCGAAACGGAAAGATGAGGAGAGAAAGCGAAAGGAAgaggaaaaaaagagaaaagacgaAGAGAAGCGCAAGCAAGAGGAAGAGCGTAAGAAAAAGGAAGAGAAGAAACGGAAGGAAGAAGAGAAAAAGCGAGAAGAGAAGAAACGcaaggaggaggagaagaagcGAGAAGAGAAGAGGAAGCAAGAGGAACAGAACTTGAAGAAAAAGCAAgaagaggaaaagagaaagaaagaggaaaTGAAGAAGCAAGAAGAGAAGCAGAAAAAGGAAGATGAGAAGAGAAAGAAGTTGGAAGAAGAACAACGAAAGCAGGAAGAAGAGAGAATGCG GAAAGAAGCAGATGCGCGCAAACAGGCGGAGGCAGAAGAGCAGGCCCGACGAGCGGAGCAAAGACGACGGGAAGCGGAAGCACTTCGAAAGCTACAAGAAAGAAGTAAAGCACCCTGGGCTCAGGCACCTCGTGCTCCACCTCCTCCCACACCTATCAACTCGTTTGCCGAAATCCAAAGACTCGAGCGGGAGAAGAAAGCT GAGGAGCAACGGTTACAACAAATGATGCAGCAGCAGCTAGCACAGCAGAAGGCCATGGAAGCGGCTCAGGAGACATCGGTTGCCGATTCATCGAAACGATTGCAGTTCAAATGGGCGGAGAAGGCTACATCGTCGACGAAACCGTTGCAGGTCAAGAGCCTCGCACAGATCCAACAAGAAGAGCAGGAGCGCATCGCCAAGGTAAAG CAGCAAGAAAGGGAGCGTCAAGAGAAGGCTGGGCAAAAAGAGTCGACGAACTTGCTGCAAAATGCTGGGATATGGGGTACTGCTTCGCAGTGTTTGAACTGGGCGAATTCTAGCGCATCCAGCAGCAGTCAAGCATGGTCGAACAATACTGGtggtaccagcggtttctgggAAGATCCGACACCAACCAAAGCCACCACCACGGCCGTCAAGCAACCGCCGAAGCAATCTGCTACAATCAAATCGCCTTGTAATAACCAGACGCTGCAAACTAACAAGGTGAATAAGAGTAAAAATAAGAGGGAAGAGGAATTAGTGAAGAAACTGTTTGAACAGAACACTGCCAAGGTAGATGATTTCACACAGTGGTGCAACAAGGCACTGAGCGGTTTACAGGTGTCCGTGGACA TACCCACGTTCGTCGGATTTCTGCGAGACATCGAGTCCGCGTATGAGGTTAAGGAATATGTTCGGGACTACCTAGGTGATAATAAACAGAGCTCGGAGTTCGCCAAGCAATTCCTAGATAAGCGCAGTAAATGGCGGTCGGCTCAGCGACCGCAAGCACAGGCGGACGATCTCTGCAAACCTGCACCTGCCGTTAATCCAAATGCGCCCACAGAATTTCAAGAGGTGAAG GGAAAATCGAAAAAACCGAAGAAgggaaaaatgtacaaagttgatAGTAGGATTCTTGGGTTCAGCGTGACCGCAGCGCCTGATCGTATTAACGTCGGTGATCGTGATTACGGTGAAGGTGTGTGA